The Nitrospirota bacterium genome has a segment encoding these proteins:
- a CDS encoding transaldolase, translating into MTKLADLRVKIFADGADLAGIKTMYAKSWIKGFTTNPTLMRKAGVTDYKAFAQQVLKAVPDRPVSFEVFADDFDEMEAQALEIASWGANVNVKIPVTNTKRRFAGPLIYRLSRAGVRLNITAVMTLEQVREIVEHLAPETPAIISVFAGRIADTGVDPVPVMREALQIMRVRPKAELLWASPRELLNIVQADEVGCHIITATNDILNKLSLLGKNHSDYSLETVEMFYRDAAAAGYTIPCTKPAVI; encoded by the coding sequence ATGACCAAGTTGGCGGATTTGAGGGTCAAGATCTTTGCGGACGGCGCGGATCTCGCCGGCATCAAGACTATGTATGCGAAATCGTGGATCAAGGGATTCACGACCAATCCCACGCTCATGCGGAAAGCCGGTGTGACGGACTACAAAGCATTTGCACAGCAAGTGCTGAAAGCTGTTCCGGATCGACCCGTATCGTTCGAGGTGTTCGCCGACGACTTTGATGAAATGGAAGCGCAGGCGCTCGAAATTGCTTCATGGGGCGCCAACGTCAATGTGAAAATTCCGGTCACGAACACCAAACGCCGGTTTGCCGGTCCGTTGATCTACCGGCTTTCCAGGGCCGGGGTTCGGCTGAATATCACGGCCGTGATGACGTTGGAGCAGGTTCGCGAGATTGTAGAACACCTTGCTCCGGAAACACCGGCGATTATCTCGGTGTTCGCCGGTCGTATCGCCGACACCGGCGTCGATCCGGTGCCGGTGATGCGCGAAGCGCTTCAGATCATGCGGGTGCGACCAAAAGCCGAATTGCTGTGGGCCAGTCCGCGAGAACTGTTGAACATTGTCCAAGCGGACGAAGTCGGCTGCCATATCATCACCGCAACCAATGACATTCTGAATAAGCTCTCATTGCTGGGGAAAAATCACAGCGACTACTCCTTAGAGACGGTGGAAATGTTCTATCGTGACGCAGCGGCCGCCGGCTATACGATTCCCTGCACAAAGCCAGCGGTGATATAG
- a CDS encoding SIS domain-containing protein: protein MSHAERYLEEAGRIIELMDREMIERIAAGLADLRARGGRLFLFGVGGSAANCSHAVNDFRKLCGIEAYTPVDNVSELTARTNDEGWETVFAEWLKVSRACGNDAVLVFSVGGGDAENNISVNLIRALDEAKRRGLKVYGVVGRSGGYTKKVGDAVVIVPTVNPAHVTPHTEAFHAVVWHCLVSHPKLQIAGTKWESAVREAAV from the coding sequence GTGTCACATGCGGAACGGTATCTGGAAGAAGCAGGGCGTATCATCGAGCTCATGGATCGCGAAATGATCGAGCGTATCGCCGCAGGACTTGCGGACCTGCGCGCAAGGGGCGGCAGGTTGTTTCTATTCGGGGTGGGCGGCAGCGCAGCCAACTGCAGCCATGCGGTGAACGACTTCCGTAAGTTATGCGGCATCGAAGCCTATACGCCGGTTGATAATGTCTCAGAGTTGACGGCTCGGACCAATGATGAAGGTTGGGAAACGGTTTTTGCGGAATGGCTGAAGGTCAGCCGAGCCTGCGGCAACGACGCTGTCCTGGTTTTCTCGGTTGGGGGCGGAGATGCCGAGAACAATATCAGCGTCAATTTAATTCGGGCGCTCGATGAGGCCAAGCGTCGCGGTCTGAAGGTCTACGGAGTGGTGGGAAGGAGCGGGGGATATACCAAGAAAGTCGGCGACGCAGTCGTGATCGTTCCTACTGTCAATCCGGCCCATGTGACTCCACACACCGAAGCCTTTCATGCGGTCGTCTGGCATTGTCTGGTTTCGCATCCCAAGTTGCAAATTGCGGGGACGAAATGGGAGAGCGCAGTCCGGGAGGCGGCCGTCTGA
- a CDS encoding HAD family hydrolase, with the protein MTRAVFLDRDGVINAAVVREGRPYPPATLGDFRILPGVPQALRDLRDAGFLLIVVTNQPDVARGLQRRDIVEAMHERLRRELPIDDIQVCYEAESSRYKPKPGMLLDAAKERDIDLSRSYMVGDRWRDVDCGRAAGCFTIFIDRGYSETLREAPDATCADLPEAVAIILRHANLQLTGRRA; encoded by the coding sequence ATGACTCGCGCCGTCTTTCTCGATCGCGACGGAGTCATCAACGCCGCGGTTGTTCGCGAGGGAAGACCTTATCCGCCCGCGACGCTGGGCGACTTTCGTATCCTGCCGGGGGTGCCGCAAGCTTTACGTGACCTCCGTGACGCGGGTTTTTTGCTGATCGTGGTGACCAACCAGCCTGATGTCGCGCGAGGCCTTCAGAGGCGTGACATCGTCGAGGCCATGCACGAGCGCCTCAGACGGGAATTGCCGATCGATGATATTCAAGTGTGTTACGAGGCGGAAAGTTCGCGCTACAAGCCGAAGCCCGGGATGTTATTGGACGCGGCTAAGGAGCGCGATATCGATCTCTCGCGGAGTTACATGGTCGGGGACCGATGGCGCGATGTCGACTGCGGCCGGGCGGCAGGCTGTTTTACCATTTTCATCGATCGCGGGTATTCGGAAACCTTGCGGGAAGCACCCGATGCAACGTGCGCCGATCTTCCAGAAGCCGTGGCGATCATTCTCCGCCATGCGAACCTTCAACTCACAGGGAGGAGAGCCTGA